The Corynebacterium renale genome includes a region encoding these proteins:
- the coaBC gene encoding bifunctional phosphopantothenoylcysteine decarboxylase/phosphopantothenate--cysteine ligase CoaBC, which produces MNIVVGVAGGIAAYKACHLIRLFTEAGNTVKVVPTDSALNFVGAATFEALSGQPVDTGVFSKVDQVQHVRVGQDADGIVIAPATADLLARLAAGRADDLLAATVLVATCPVIIAPAMHTEMWNNPATVANVATLRSRGYIVLDPAHGRLTGKDSGAGRLPEPSQIYNLAQTVLSGRKWKRSLAGKKVLITAGGTREAIDPVRYIGNHSSGKQGWALAEIAAQMGASVDVVAGATETMPNPIGARIHRVDSTDAMLSAVKDLRGDADLIVMAAAVADFKPRTLSDSKMKKGSESEAGLTEIQLTENPDILRDTVQARDRGCLKDETVIVGFAAETGDAQCSALEYARQKLQRKGCEYLMCNEVGSNKTFGADDNAGWLLHADGQETVINRGTKYSVAADILAIIAGAS; this is translated from the coding sequence ATGAACATCGTCGTCGGTGTAGCTGGCGGAATCGCCGCGTATAAGGCTTGCCACCTCATTCGGCTTTTCACAGAAGCCGGAAACACCGTCAAAGTTGTACCAACTGACAGTGCTTTGAATTTTGTCGGCGCAGCAACCTTCGAAGCGTTGTCTGGGCAACCGGTCGACACTGGTGTTTTTTCCAAAGTAGATCAAGTGCAACACGTCCGGGTAGGACAAGACGCCGATGGAATCGTGATTGCGCCGGCAACCGCTGACCTTTTGGCGCGATTAGCAGCAGGCCGTGCAGACGATCTTCTCGCAGCTACGGTGTTGGTTGCGACATGCCCTGTGATCATCGCTCCGGCTATGCATACTGAGATGTGGAATAATCCGGCCACTGTAGCCAACGTCGCCACGTTAAGGAGCCGGGGATACATCGTTCTCGATCCGGCGCACGGGAGGCTAACGGGTAAGGACTCGGGAGCAGGACGCCTGCCTGAGCCCTCGCAAATTTACAATTTGGCGCAGACTGTCCTGTCTGGTCGGAAATGGAAACGGTCACTGGCAGGAAAAAAGGTCCTCATAACGGCCGGAGGCACCAGGGAGGCTATCGACCCAGTCCGTTACATTGGCAACCACTCTTCTGGCAAACAGGGTTGGGCTTTGGCTGAAATCGCTGCGCAAATGGGAGCTTCCGTTGATGTCGTCGCGGGAGCGACCGAGACTATGCCGAACCCCATTGGTGCACGCATTCATCGCGTCGACAGTACTGATGCGATGCTTTCTGCCGTCAAAGACCTCCGTGGAGATGCGGACCTTATTGTGATGGCTGCAGCAGTCGCAGATTTTAAACCTCGCACACTTTCGGACTCGAAGATGAAGAAGGGCAGTGAGTCGGAGGCGGGATTAACAGAGATACAGCTCACAGAGAATCCCGATATTTTGCGTGACACAGTTCAGGCGCGTGATAGAGGGTGTCTTAAAGATGAAACCGTAATAGTCGGATTCGCTGCGGAAACTGGCGACGCCCAATGTAGCGCTCTAGAGTACGCACGACAGAAATTGCAGCGGAAGGGGTGTGAATACCTGATGTGCAATGAAGTTGGCTCGAATAAAACATTTGGGGCTGACGACAACGCAGGCTGGTTGTTGCATGCCGACGGTCAGGAAACCGTTATTAACCGCGGTACAAAGTATTCCGTAGCCGCAGATATCTTGGCTATTATTGCCGGCGCATCGTAA
- the metK gene encoding methionine adenosyltransferase: protein MTVDTPALRLFTSESVTEGHPDKICDAISDTILDALLTEDPHARVAVETLVTTGQVHVVGEVSTTGYVEIPALVRRTLTEIGFTSSAVGFDGTTCGVNIAIGEQSPEIGSGVTTSHEVRSGSEADENNQAGAGDQGLMFGYASNETDEYMPLPIALAHRLARRLTEVRKQGIVDHLRPDGKTQVTFAYDDAGKPVYIDTIVISTQHDPQVDAAWLEPRLREHVIDWVLAESGWGKFVSDDLTLLVNPSGSFVLGGPMGDAGLTGRKIIVDTYGGMARHGGGAFSGKDPSKVDRSGAYAMRWVAKNIVAAGLADRAEVQVAYAIGRAEPVGLYVETFGTAHHGLTDAQIQAAVSAVVDLRPAAIIRELDLLRPIYAQTAAYGHFGRPDLDLPWERTDIVDKLQAAAGISS, encoded by the coding sequence GTGACTGTGGATACTCCCGCTCTTCGACTGTTTACCAGTGAGTCCGTGACCGAAGGACATCCGGATAAGATCTGTGATGCCATTTCGGACACAATTCTTGATGCATTGCTTACCGAAGATCCTCACGCGCGCGTGGCTGTGGAAACTTTGGTTACTACTGGCCAAGTGCACGTGGTCGGTGAAGTTTCGACCACTGGTTACGTTGAGATTCCAGCACTTGTCCGCCGAACGTTGACTGAAATCGGCTTTACTAGCTCCGCGGTGGGCTTCGACGGCACCACCTGTGGCGTTAATATTGCAATCGGAGAACAGTCGCCGGAGATTGGGAGTGGCGTGACCACCTCACATGAAGTGCGTTCCGGTTCGGAGGCGGATGAAAACAACCAAGCAGGAGCCGGCGACCAGGGCCTCATGTTTGGTTACGCGTCGAACGAGACTGATGAGTACATGCCTCTCCCGATTGCCTTGGCCCATCGTCTGGCTCGCCGTCTGACTGAGGTGCGTAAGCAAGGAATCGTTGATCATCTGCGTCCAGACGGTAAAACTCAGGTTACGTTTGCTTATGACGACGCAGGTAAGCCCGTATATATCGACACAATCGTTATTTCCACCCAACATGACCCACAGGTCGATGCTGCGTGGTTGGAACCGCGTCTGCGCGAGCATGTTATCGATTGGGTTCTAGCAGAATCAGGGTGGGGGAAGTTCGTAAGCGATGACCTTACTTTGTTGGTCAACCCTTCGGGCTCGTTTGTCCTTGGCGGCCCGATGGGTGATGCGGGTCTGACGGGGCGCAAGATTATCGTCGACACGTACGGTGGTATGGCCCGGCATGGTGGCGGCGCCTTCTCAGGCAAAGACCCGAGCAAGGTTGACCGTTCTGGCGCGTACGCGATGCGTTGGGTGGCTAAAAATATCGTCGCAGCGGGCCTTGCTGATCGTGCCGAGGTACAGGTGGCCTACGCTATTGGTCGTGCCGAACCGGTTGGCCTTTATGTCGAAACCTTTGGTACTGCGCACCACGGGCTGACGGACGCGCAAATTCAGGCCGCGGTTTCTGCGGTCGTTGATCTGCGGCCGGCAGCTATCATTCGCGAACTCGATTTGCTGCGGCCTATCTATGCGCAGACTGCAGCGTATGGTCACTTCGGTCGCCCCGATTTGGATTTGCCGTGGGAGCGCACGGACATCGTCGACAAGCTCCAAGCAGCAGCAGGCATTTCTAGCTAG
- a CDS encoding primosomal protein N' — protein MAAPRTPATHLPVARVLPLLGLVHLDKLFDYQVAEADSEAMQPGVRVRLRFGGRLVDGLVYDRVASAEHEGKLRYVDRVISPEPVLTPVLKEIIERVAQRYGATRSDILRAAIPPRHAGAEKSDFSQRWQDLGKREAPDLSAWSSYVYGESFVDHVLGGGSGRAAWQIAPGDNWAEALAALAVAVASDGGGALIVVPDAKRVAQVEKALRVWVSAAQVTVLGSDLGPQARYRRYLSILHGQGKIVVGTRSAAYAPVQDLRLAVVMFDGDDNLTDPRAPYVHAREVITTRAVVEGCAVIIGGYARTAETQLLVEEGWAHDLVASRDTVRTRLPWIQAVADTDFALQRDPNAGGMRLPGVAFQAVREALAADKPVLVHTPRKGYIPTLACGSCRTPARCRSCNGPLELPQSQQEQPGVLPTCRWCGRPDTHFRCMACGSDSLRAVVLGSERTAEELGRAFAGVPVIVSGGSMVKDSVPQKGALVVATPGAEPLIDDGDYGAALILDTWALLGRQDLRATEDTLARWMDVATLVGSHREGGRVIVAAEPDLAVVQEFLRWDPVGAARRELAQREEVGFPPAVHMAAVDGAARAVEDVIEHIELPEGADVLGPVDLPPGIKLPGEYDEAKYGPPQRVLIRVARGPRSQLGSALKAAASARIARKEDLPLRIQIDPMNVG, from the coding sequence ATGGCAGCCCCTCGAACCCCCGCAACGCATCTCCCTGTTGCGCGGGTTCTTCCGCTATTAGGGCTCGTTCACTTGGATAAGTTGTTCGACTACCAGGTTGCGGAAGCTGATTCCGAAGCAATGCAACCTGGCGTGCGCGTACGGCTTCGCTTTGGGGGCAGGCTTGTCGATGGGTTGGTCTACGATCGTGTGGCTAGTGCTGAGCACGAGGGCAAGCTGCGATATGTAGATAGAGTAATATCCCCTGAGCCTGTGCTCACACCCGTCTTGAAAGAAATCATTGAGCGTGTAGCGCAACGCTATGGAGCCACGCGGTCAGACATCCTTCGCGCGGCGATTCCGCCTCGGCATGCGGGGGCAGAGAAGTCAGATTTTTCTCAGCGTTGGCAGGATCTGGGTAAGCGCGAGGCACCGGATCTTTCTGCATGGTCATCGTATGTCTACGGTGAATCGTTTGTGGATCATGTATTGGGTGGGGGCAGTGGTCGGGCCGCGTGGCAGATCGCTCCAGGCGATAATTGGGCGGAAGCGTTAGCCGCGCTCGCTGTCGCCGTGGCAAGCGATGGTGGTGGTGCGCTTATCGTGGTGCCAGACGCTAAGCGTGTTGCCCAAGTGGAGAAGGCTCTGCGGGTATGGGTTTCCGCAGCGCAAGTTACCGTCTTGGGCTCGGATCTCGGACCGCAGGCTCGGTATAGGCGCTATCTTTCGATTCTTCACGGGCAGGGGAAGATTGTCGTCGGCACGCGCTCTGCTGCGTATGCGCCCGTCCAAGATCTCCGTTTGGCCGTCGTGATGTTCGACGGAGACGACAACCTCACCGACCCGCGAGCGCCGTACGTCCATGCCCGGGAGGTTATCACTACGCGGGCTGTGGTCGAGGGGTGTGCGGTGATTATCGGCGGCTATGCCCGTACGGCAGAAACACAGTTGCTCGTTGAGGAAGGTTGGGCACACGATCTCGTCGCGTCGCGGGATACCGTTCGCACACGCTTGCCGTGGATTCAAGCTGTTGCTGATACTGACTTCGCTCTACAGCGTGACCCTAACGCGGGCGGTATGAGGCTTCCTGGTGTTGCGTTTCAGGCTGTACGCGAGGCACTTGCAGCAGATAAACCTGTGCTGGTGCATACCCCACGGAAAGGCTATATCCCGACGCTCGCGTGTGGTTCCTGCAGGACCCCGGCTCGGTGTCGATCCTGCAATGGGCCGTTAGAATTACCTCAGTCGCAGCAGGAACAGCCGGGGGTGCTGCCGACGTGCCGGTGGTGCGGGCGTCCGGATACTCATTTTCGCTGCATGGCGTGTGGTTCAGATTCCCTACGCGCGGTTGTGTTGGGCAGTGAACGCACTGCTGAAGAGCTAGGTCGAGCGTTCGCCGGGGTGCCCGTGATTGTCTCCGGTGGCAGCATGGTCAAGGACTCAGTTCCACAGAAGGGCGCGCTTGTGGTAGCTACTCCTGGCGCAGAGCCGCTTATCGACGACGGCGATTACGGAGCCGCACTCATCCTTGATACCTGGGCGCTTTTAGGCCGTCAGGATTTGCGTGCTACGGAGGATACACTGGCGCGGTGGATGGATGTGGCAACGTTGGTGGGCAGCCACAGAGAAGGCGGACGAGTGATTGTGGCGGCTGAGCCTGATTTGGCTGTTGTTCAGGAATTTCTCCGTTGGGATCCGGTCGGGGCTGCACGTCGTGAACTCGCCCAACGTGAAGAAGTAGGTTTTCCACCTGCCGTGCACATGGCAGCGGTCGACGGGGCTGCGCGTGCGGTAGAGGATGTTATTGAACATATCGAGCTACCTGAAGGCGCCGATGTGCTGGGTCCAGTCGATCTACCGCCAGGTATAAAGCTTCCTGGCGAATACGACGAAGCAAAATACGGCCCGCCACAGAGGGTGCTTATCCGCGTAGCCCGAGGACCGCGTTCTCAGCTTGGTTCCGCGTTGAAAGCTGCGGCCTCGGCACGGATTGCACGCAAGGAAGATTTGCCGTTGCGCATTCAAATCGATCCGATGAATGTGGGCTAG
- the def gene encoding peptide deformylase, with protein MAVRELKMFGAVELTTAASPVKMWDSRLHTLVEDMFDTMYARGGVGLAGNQIGVLQRLFVYDTRRRGNGLRGVLINPTWEPLSEEVQHGAEGCLSIPGISLNTPRYQLIQASGFDQYGRKQTIVASGLLARCIQHESDHLDGTLFLDRVSRDQKREAIATLRSTHPELF; from the coding sequence ATGGCTGTACGAGAATTGAAGATGTTCGGGGCAGTGGAGCTGACCACTGCGGCGTCGCCGGTGAAGATGTGGGATAGCCGCTTGCACACGCTGGTTGAAGACATGTTTGACACCATGTATGCGCGCGGTGGAGTTGGCTTAGCAGGAAATCAGATTGGTGTCCTGCAACGACTATTCGTCTACGACACCCGACGGCGTGGGAACGGCCTGCGCGGAGTCTTAATTAACCCCACCTGGGAACCTCTGAGCGAGGAGGTCCAGCACGGAGCAGAGGGCTGTCTTTCTATCCCGGGAATTTCGCTGAACACACCCCGCTATCAATTGATCCAAGCGTCGGGCTTCGATCAATATGGTAGGAAGCAGACCATCGTGGCCTCAGGGCTTCTGGCTCGGTGCATTCAGCACGAAAGCGATCACTTAGACGGTACTTTGTTCCTCGATCGGGTATCCCGTGATCAGAAACGCGAAGCCATAGCAACGCTTCGAAGCACGCATCCAGAACTTTTCTAG
- the fmt gene encoding methionyl-tRNA formyltransferase, producing the protein MKLVFAGTPEPAVVALEALIASDHEVVAVLTRPPARRGRGRTLHDSPVAECAKKHGIPVHTPNSLKPDTEDGAAIAQLLNDLAPDAIPVVAYGNLIPASLLDIAPHGWINLHFSLLPRWRGAAPVQWAIHEGDPETGAMTFRIEEGLDTGDVVGTITEEILPTDTADHLLTRLAYKGADLLVDSLSSLEDGSATLTPQEGEATYASKITVADAAISWSDPAETIDRHIRAFTPAPGAWTTWDGNRVKVGPLDPSSVVEPNQQIPDLQPGEVFIAKNFVAVGTGTHPVILDRIQPPGKKMMEAAAWARGLHDNTEVVFQ; encoded by the coding sequence GTGAAACTAGTCTTTGCCGGTACACCTGAACCTGCGGTTGTCGCTTTGGAGGCATTGATCGCATCGGACCACGAGGTCGTTGCAGTCCTCACCCGCCCTCCTGCACGGCGCGGGCGCGGGCGTACCTTGCACGATTCCCCGGTCGCAGAGTGCGCTAAAAAGCATGGCATACCAGTGCATACTCCGAATTCACTGAAGCCGGACACGGAAGATGGAGCTGCTATTGCTCAGCTTCTCAACGATCTTGCACCCGATGCCATCCCCGTAGTTGCCTATGGGAACCTTATCCCGGCAAGCTTGCTTGACATTGCCCCGCACGGTTGGATCAACCTTCACTTCTCGCTGCTCCCACGCTGGCGTGGTGCTGCGCCAGTGCAGTGGGCTATCCACGAAGGGGACCCCGAGACAGGGGCGATGACTTTCCGCATTGAGGAAGGCTTGGATACCGGTGACGTCGTCGGAACAATCACCGAGGAAATTCTTCCTACTGACACAGCCGATCACCTGCTCACACGTTTGGCCTACAAGGGCGCAGACCTCCTCGTGGACAGCCTAAGCAGCTTAGAAGATGGCAGTGCTACGTTAACGCCGCAAGAAGGCGAAGCCACATATGCATCAAAAATAACGGTTGCAGACGCTGCCATATCGTGGTCGGATCCTGCAGAAACAATCGATCGACACATTCGCGCTTTTACTCCCGCGCCCGGTGCTTGGACAACCTGGGACGGAAATCGGGTGAAGGTTGGTCCGCTGGATCCGTCTTCTGTGGTTGAACCCAATCAGCAGATCCCTGATCTGCAGCCTGGAGAGGTGTTCATCGCAAAGAATTTCGTCGCAGTGGGCACTGGGACCCATCCGGTTATCTTGGATCGCATTCAGCCTCCTGGGAAGAAAATGATGGAGGCTGCAGCGTGGGCGCGCGGCCTTCACGATAATACTGAGGTGGTATTCCAATGA
- a CDS encoding RsmB/NOP family class I SAM-dependent RNA methyltransferase, giving the protein MSSLSSGGGFRSRSKRQGSASARPQRPRPTSGKAPQKTQNSPRREHHRSRESTAPHAGQRSQDARWSFTGIDAAREVAFTTLVKVRENDAYANLILPKALRQRGITGRDAAFATEITYGTLRTLGVLDAVIGECSSRPLERIVPEVLDALRLGTYQLMYTRVEPHAAVDTSVRLVEATGNIKAKGFANGILRTISRSTPEQWLERLTPQGEIAAAAFKHAHPEWIARSFSRSVGVGELSAALDADSQRPIVHLVARPGEISAEELALITGGEEGSYSPYAVYLESGNPADIEPVAQGLAGVQDEGSQLIARALAEVPVDDDRGKWLDLCAGPGGKAALVGSLARIDGAHVDAVEVSAHRAQLVEKAVAGLPVTTHVADGRKPDVGTDFDRVLVDAPCSGLGALRRRPEARWRKKESDIAELVVLQKELLESAIALARPGGVIVYSTCSPDLRETREVVDWAISELGVVEEDAHPYVAPMDNVGQEKSVQMWPHRHGTDAMFFAVLRKPMK; this is encoded by the coding sequence ATGAGCTCTTTATCTTCTGGTGGTGGCTTCCGGTCTCGGTCGAAAAGGCAGGGGAGTGCATCGGCACGGCCGCAACGTCCACGCCCTACATCTGGGAAGGCGCCGCAAAAAACTCAGAATAGTCCGCGCCGTGAACACCACCGCAGCCGTGAGAGCACTGCTCCGCATGCTGGGCAAAGAAGCCAGGACGCACGCTGGAGTTTCACAGGGATTGATGCTGCACGCGAGGTAGCCTTCACGACGCTAGTAAAAGTGCGCGAAAATGATGCCTACGCCAACCTCATCCTTCCAAAGGCACTGCGCCAGCGTGGTATCACTGGACGTGACGCGGCATTTGCAACAGAGATTACGTACGGTACATTACGTACTCTTGGTGTACTCGATGCAGTGATCGGTGAATGTTCATCACGTCCCTTGGAACGCATAGTTCCTGAGGTGCTCGACGCGCTGCGGTTGGGGACCTACCAGTTGATGTACACCCGTGTGGAACCACACGCAGCTGTCGATACATCAGTGCGCCTTGTCGAAGCTACGGGCAATATCAAAGCAAAAGGGTTCGCCAACGGCATCCTTCGAACCATTTCGCGTTCAACGCCGGAGCAGTGGCTAGAGCGGCTGACTCCGCAAGGCGAAATTGCAGCAGCAGCATTTAAGCATGCTCATCCTGAGTGGATCGCCCGGTCATTCTCACGTTCCGTCGGTGTGGGCGAATTATCTGCCGCGCTAGACGCTGATTCCCAGCGTCCGATTGTGCACTTGGTTGCTCGTCCGGGAGAGATTAGTGCCGAGGAGCTCGCACTTATCACTGGCGGCGAGGAGGGTTCCTATTCTCCATACGCGGTGTACCTGGAATCCGGTAATCCTGCGGATATTGAGCCCGTAGCCCAAGGTCTGGCGGGTGTCCAAGATGAAGGGTCGCAGCTGATAGCGCGAGCACTCGCTGAGGTCCCAGTAGACGATGACCGCGGCAAATGGCTCGATTTATGTGCCGGCCCCGGCGGGAAGGCGGCGCTGGTCGGAAGTTTGGCGCGTATCGACGGCGCCCACGTCGACGCTGTCGAAGTTTCTGCTCATCGCGCGCAACTGGTTGAGAAGGCAGTTGCTGGGTTGCCGGTGACCACCCACGTAGCCGATGGCCGCAAACCCGATGTAGGCACAGACTTCGATCGCGTGCTCGTTGATGCGCCCTGTTCTGGGTTAGGTGCTTTGCGACGTCGCCCTGAGGCACGTTGGCGTAAGAAAGAAAGCGATATCGCGGAGCTCGTGGTGCTGCAGAAAGAACTCCTGGAGTCCGCTATTGCGCTCGCACGCCCTGGCGGTGTCATCGTATATTCCACGTGTTCACCTGACCTGCGTGAAACCCGCGAGGTCGTCGATTGGGCTATCTCGGAGTTGGGCGTCGTTGAAGAGGATGCCCACCCCTATGTGGCGCCGATGGACAACGTGGGACAGGAAAAATCTGTGCAGATGTGGCCGCACCGGCATGGCACTGATGCGATGTTCTTCGCAGTGCTGCGTAAGCCCATGAAATAG
- the rpe gene encoding ribulose-phosphate 3-epimerase, with amino-acid sequence MTSTTFLRPLPAAVPVIAPSILSADFGNLIESIKTIPDAPWLHVDIMDGHFVPNLSFGPDIARTVYDNIDIPLDFHLMIEEPEKWIERYVDAGAASITFHVEATENPVAVAKKLHELGCRASFSIKPGTPIEPYLKDLEHFDMVLVMSVEPGFGGQSFMPEVLDKVRTLRDEIDQRGLDTLIEIDGGISLKTIAQAAEAGVDVFVAGSAVFGAEDPNAMIGELASAAAAARK; translated from the coding sequence ATGACCTCTACAACTTTCTTGCGTCCACTTCCCGCAGCCGTTCCCGTGATAGCCCCGTCTATCTTGTCGGCCGATTTCGGTAATCTGATTGAATCAATTAAGACGATTCCCGATGCGCCCTGGCTGCACGTCGACATTATGGACGGGCATTTTGTTCCCAACCTTTCTTTCGGCCCTGACATTGCACGGACGGTATACGACAACATCGACATTCCCCTCGATTTCCACTTGATGATCGAGGAACCTGAGAAGTGGATCGAACGCTATGTTGATGCTGGTGCGGCAAGTATCACGTTCCATGTTGAAGCGACGGAGAATCCTGTCGCAGTTGCTAAAAAGCTGCACGAACTGGGCTGCAGGGCTTCATTTTCTATCAAGCCAGGCACTCCAATAGAACCATATTTGAAGGACCTCGAGCACTTTGACATGGTGCTGGTTATGTCCGTGGAACCAGGCTTTGGCGGGCAATCCTTCATGCCTGAGGTCCTAGATAAGGTACGTACTCTCAGGGATGAAATTGATCAGCGCGGTCTAGACACCCTGATCGAAATTGACGGTGGCATTAGTTTGAAGACGATTGCGCAAGCTGCAGAGGCCGGAGTAGATGTATTCGTCGCTGGCTCAGCGGTATTCGGTGCCGAGGACCCCAATGCGATGATCGGTGAACTCGCTTCGGCAGCTGCAGCTGCTCGAAAGTAA